A region of bacterium DNA encodes the following proteins:
- a CDS encoding uroporphyrinogen decarboxylase family protein, protein MTPRENLRALLDGEPYESVPIWLMGFENDELARKLNPGVRFPDSLFHNPETFDYPWDRLSDEERTRTLDYNHAILKPVVVVGWGANMALGHGGPGEFHFRILEVKENELILECETGCKRLVRKHPHFYKDFDHPLRTVDEVDRLVLPDPHDPERYRGIEEDTAFFREAGYMSAANLNGFFSGPHYFCIDYQEFLMSMLLDPPNTKKLIDRIGTWNCAAAEELLSRGVECIVLCDDLGSADNLLMSPDIYRDWIRPWHTKLCNLAHDFGGYVHLHSHGNINKILQYVLETGVDMLNPFDIYESMDLVAFLESANLKTVPVGGCHKFFFDWDATRQNEYLTGLFKRAGNAGRWIFMDTGGISETVDKTMYDFVMGRLNDLSKLR, encoded by the coding sequence ATGACACCACGAGAGAACTTACGGGCGCTCCTTGATGGAGAACCGTACGAATCGGTGCCGATCTGGCTTATGGGTTTTGAAAATGACGAGCTTGCCCGAAAACTCAATCCCGGAGTCAGGTTTCCAGACAGCCTGTTTCACAATCCCGAAACCTTTGACTATCCATGGGACCGTCTGTCCGATGAGGAGCGGACTCGGACTCTCGATTATAACCATGCCATCCTGAAACCGGTCGTGGTGGTCGGATGGGGAGCGAACATGGCGCTCGGGCATGGCGGCCCCGGAGAATTTCATTTCAGGATTCTGGAAGTGAAAGAGAACGAGCTTATTCTGGAGTGCGAAACGGGGTGTAAACGTCTCGTGCGGAAACATCCGCATTTTTACAAGGATTTCGACCATCCGCTCAGGACAGTCGACGAGGTTGACCGTCTCGTACTGCCCGATCCCCATGACCCGGAACGGTACAGGGGCATCGAGGAGGACACCGCCTTCTTCAGGGAGGCTGGATACATGAGCGCGGCCAACCTCAACGGTTTTTTCAGCGGCCCTCATTATTTCTGCATCGATTACCAGGAATTCCTCATGTCCATGCTGCTCGATCCGCCGAATACGAAGAAACTCATCGACCGTATCGGAACATGGAATTGTGCGGCAGCGGAAGAACTCCTCAGCCGTGGAGTGGAATGTATCGTGCTCTGCGATGATCTGGGCTCCGCGGATAATCTCCTCATGAGTCCCGATATCTACCGGGACTGGATACGGCCGTGGCATACGAAGCTCTGCAACCTTGCCCATGACTTTGGCGGGTATGTCCACCTCCACAGCCATGGCAACATAAACAAGATTTTACAGTATGTCCTCGAAACCGGAGTTGATATGCTCAATCCATTCGATATTTATGAATCCATGGACCTCGTGGCATTCCTCGAATCAGCGAACTTAAAAACCGTTCCGGTGGGCGGCTGCCATAAGTTCTTTTTCGACTGGGACGCGACCAGACAAAACGAGTATCTCACCGGGCTTTTCAAACGCGCAGGAAACGCCGGAAGATGGATATTTATGGATACCGGCGGCATATCCGAAACGGTCGATAAAACCATGTACGATTTTGTGATGGGACGGTTGAACGATCTTTCAAAACTCAGGTAG
- a CDS encoding DegT/DnrJ/EryC1/StrS family aminotransferase — MLEKSYSRREFVKQNSMAGLGAVLAMGETPAAYAATSKDAGVLAMLGGQPVRTKPWPVWPMWVPETDEEQVLKVLRSGVWSRAGVVTEFEKKWAETIGAKRCLAVVNGTNALITSLVQLDIGGGDEVIVTPYTFIACIQAVLMTGAMPVFVDVDPETFQMNPDKIEAKITSRTRAIMPVHILGLPSDMERIMEIAKKHSLSVVEDACQAWTAEVNHKKVGTFGNAGCFSFQNSKNIPIGEGGAIVSDDDTFMDRCYSYHNYGLPHGAVIGGVSNEAVQLGTKVRLTEYQAAIGLAQMVRFESQTVTRIRNAEYLRSRINTIPGIVSYKLYNNVTRAVFHIFAFRYKKEEFKGLSRDSFLKALSAEGIPNLSGYAPFLNKQPYLANALQSKNFQKMYPKEMLDYDTFAERNQCPENDVLCGEAVWFMQNLLLGDQSDMDDIVMAIEKIHNNADKIK; from the coding sequence ATGTTGGAAAAAAGTTATTCAAGGCGCGAATTTGTAAAACAAAATTCTATGGCAGGTCTCGGAGCTGTGCTCGCTATGGGAGAGACACCAGCCGCTTATGCTGCCACATCAAAAGATGCCGGGGTCCTTGCAATGCTTGGTGGCCAGCCGGTTCGGACCAAGCCCTGGCCGGTATGGCCAATGTGGGTTCCGGAAACAGACGAGGAACAAGTTCTGAAGGTTCTTCGCAGCGGTGTATGGTCACGGGCGGGTGTTGTGACCGAATTCGAAAAAAAATGGGCAGAAACAATTGGGGCGAAGCGCTGTTTGGCGGTTGTTAACGGGACGAATGCCCTGATTACTTCTCTTGTCCAGCTGGACATAGGAGGTGGTGATGAAGTTATCGTTACTCCATATACCTTTATTGCCTGTATTCAGGCTGTACTGATGACCGGAGCAATGCCGGTTTTTGTTGATGTTGATCCCGAAACATTTCAAATGAATCCCGACAAAATTGAAGCGAAAATCACATCACGTACCAGGGCAATCATGCCTGTGCATATTTTAGGTTTGCCTTCCGATATGGAACGGATCATGGAGATTGCAAAAAAACATAGTCTTTCTGTGGTAGAAGATGCCTGTCAGGCATGGACGGCGGAAGTAAATCACAAGAAAGTGGGGACATTCGGCAATGCCGGCTGTTTCAGTTTTCAAAATTCGAAAAATATACCTATTGGTGAAGGTGGAGCTATTGTAAGCGATGATGATACGTTTATGGACAGATGTTATTCTTACCATAATTATGGCTTACCGCACGGAGCGGTTATTGGCGGTGTAAGTAACGAAGCGGTTCAGCTGGGGACTAAAGTAAGATTAACCGAATATCAGGCTGCCATCGGACTTGCTCAAATGGTCAGATTCGAATCACAGACTGTCACACGGATCCGGAATGCCGAGTACCTGCGATCCAGAATTAATACAATACCCGGAATTGTATCTTATAAACTCTACAACAATGTAACCAGAGCCGTTTTTCACATATTTGCCTTCCGTTACAAAAAAGAAGAATTCAAGGGCTTATCGAGAGACAGTTTTCTCAAAGCGCTGAGCGCCGAAGGAATACCCAATTTAAGCGGATATGCACCCTTCTTGAATAAACAACCCTACCTGGCTAATGCCTTGCAATCGAAAAATTTTCAAAAGATGTATCCGAAGGAGATGCTGGATTACGATACATTCGCAGAACGAAATCAATGCCCGGAGAATGATGTTTTATGCGGAGAAGCAGTGTGGTTCATGCAGAATTTACTTCTCGGAGATCAATCCGATATGGATGATATTGTAATGGCCATTGAAAAAATTCATAACAACGCCGATAAAATCAAGTGA
- a CDS encoding GNAT family N-acetyltransferase has translation MVTIGDASIEDADAILALQKLAYQSEAKLYSDWSLPPLTQSIESLLEEFTKSIVLKATLNGRIVGSVRARQNSDICLISRLIVHPEFQKQGIGSQLLRNIEERFKGVSKFELFTGSRSEANIRLYQRHGYSIIRTQPLSTTVLITFLEKRTQNTL, from the coding sequence ATGGTCACCATTGGTGATGCATCGATTGAAGACGCTGATGCTATCCTCGCCCTGCAAAAGCTTGCCTACCAATCGGAGGCAAAGCTTTACAGTGATTGGTCGCTTCCTCCACTCACTCAATCAATTGAATCGTTACTTGAGGAATTCACGAAATCAATCGTTCTTAAGGCGACACTTAATGGCCGTATTGTCGGCTCGGTTCGTGCCAGGCAAAACAGCGATATATGTTTAATCAGCCGCCTCATCGTTCATCCTGAATTCCAGAAACAAGGCATTGGATCGCAATTGTTAAGAAATATCGAAGAGCGGTTTAAGGGTGTGTCCAAGTTCGAACTGTTTACCGGCAGCAGGAGCGAAGCCAATATCCGCCTGTATCAACGTCACGGTTATTCGATCATTCGAACTCAACCGCTATCAACAACTGTATTGATTACCTTTTTGGAGAAGCGGACCCAAAATACCCTCTAA